GATAAGATTCTCAAAAGGACACAACGATAGAAAAAGTGCTTGTTATATAATGGAGGAGATAGGTATTACTCCGAGCAGTTGGTAAAGCAATACGAATCCTATACCTTGTCGTGTTTTAAACGTCCGGACAACTTGCTAAATGAAATTCATAGTGTTCTAACCTAGTTCTGGTGGGGGCAGCAAGGTTCTGAAAGGCGAATGGTATGGATTAGCTGGGATAAGAAGACTAGACTTAAGAAAGAAGGCATGCTTAGTTTCAAAGATACCAGGGCTTAAAACCTGGCTTATTTGGGTAAATAGTGCTGAAAAATCGTGACTCAACCTAACTCTTTTCTTTCTAGAATACTTAAAGGTAAATACTTCAAATtcaattctatccttatagtagAAATAAGAACCTTACCTTGGGGTTGTCAAAGTATTCTTGCAGGGAGTGGAGTTGTAGAGACAAACATTAGTTGAAAAATAAGTTCTggtgattgatgagcggataatttatacgctttttgtcattgtttttacatagtttttagtatgatttagttagtttttagtatatttttattagtttttaagcaaaattcacatttctagactttactatgagtttgtgtgtttttctgtcatttcaggtattttctggctgaaattgaaggacttgagcaaaaatctgattcagaggctgaaaaaggactgctgatgctgttggattctgacctctctgcactcgaaatagatttttttgagctacagaagtccaaatggtgcgctcttaattgtgttggaaagtagacatccagggctttccagcaatatataatagttcatactttgcccgagtttaaatgacgcaaactggcgttcaacgccagctttttgCCCTattatggcgttaaacgccagaaacaagttgcaagccagagtcaaacgccagaaacaagttacaaactagcgtttaactccaaagaaggcctctacacgtgaaagcttcaatgctcaacccaagcacacaccaagtgggcctggaagtggatttctgcatcatttatttatttctgtaactctagtaactagtttagtataaataaaacttcttactattgtactagggagCTTTTGGAACATCTTGGAACCATTGTTCATGTTTTggaaggctggccattcggccatgcctaccctattttcacttatgtattttcaacggtggagtttctacacaccatacattaaggtgtggagctctgctgttcctcgagtattaatgcaaagtactattgttcttctattcaattcatgcttattcttattctaagatatccattcgcacatGAGAAcataatgaatgtgatgattatgtgacactcatcaccattctcactcatgaacgcgtgattgacaaccacttctgttctacatgaaaacaagcttgaatgtatatctcttgggtttctaatcaacgattcacatcgactctcctctgacaatggggcatctgaatttGAGATTAGAGTCTTGATCGGGGTAAAATTTGTCTtctcaacaaattcccattcggcaagtgtaccgaatttgtcgtcaagtaaaaactcacaatagagtaaggtcgaatcccacagggattgattgatcaagcaactttaattagaggaataatctagttgagcgaatccatgaatagagttgataattgcagaaattaaaatggcAGGAAAGTAATTGACTGAAAGTAAATAgtagaattgtaaatgggaatgggggaattgctcataaaagtaaattgcagaaaagaaagagaatgggtaagatcagaaatggggagttcattgggcttaggagatgttgcattctccggatcaatttcattttcatctcttcctcaatcaatgcactcattgatctccttggcaatcttaagtgattgaatcacaatttcttgcaattcaatctctcaaatcttgatcaatagccaattccttggtcaattgctcatgagaagagatgaagtgtggtcactgattataccacatgcactTCCCAAATCAAATGCTTAGAGGGTTATAGCCACATACCCATCCACactcaatttggtccagcatgagaaagcatttctagctaatctcttcattcctctttcaaggatccgaagagatccatgtttgaatagcttcttttccaagataactatccaattggatgaggatcgaaagctttcaagtaaaatcaaaaggaaagatagaagaagaataagaaaattagtattgatccatcaaactacaacagagctccctaacccaatgaaaagggttttagttgttcatagctctagaaatcaaaatcaaagatggagaatacatgatAAAGCTAGAAGTACAAAGAAAGTAAATACAAAGAGTAGTTCTCTGTCCTAGCTCCTTCCAAAAGGCCCTCTTtctttcaaaactactcctatatatactactcttctcagcttctagttagctcttcaagtcttgggcctctGGATCtttgagtttgaagcagttccTTTCTTCAATTGGGCTTGGCTTACTTGCAGAGAGATAGTGTGAAGTGGGCATAGACTTTAGCTCAAGACGTTAGGGGTTTTTATGATTTAATGAAACTAcaagttcgagaacgttagtgacacttaacattgtcgCTAACGTTGCCATGCACCCCTTTGCCTTACGTTAAAGCCCACGTTAACTGGGTTAACGTGGCTTTTAACGTTGCCTTGTTagccttcgagaacgttagtgacactcaacattgtcactaacgttcaagtGTGCCCCTTCTTGCTTCACGTTAaagctcacgttaactaggttaacgtggcttctaacgtggcttttgccaaccttcgagaacgttagtgacactcaacattgtcactaacgttcaagtGTGCCCCTAGGTCTCACATTAGAGTCCACgctaactaggttaacgtggcttctaacgtggccattcttagccatcccaacgttagtgacaatgttgagtgtcactaacgttggctcattcTTCATTCCTCATCGTTAGAttccacgttaaccaagttaacgtggaagtcaACGTGGTTCTTGGGGGTTGTGTGGttgctccaacgttagtgacaatgttgagtgtcactaacgttttCAACAACTCTCCAtctcttacgttagctcccacgttaaccaagttaacgtgggagttaacgtggctctttgcaccttaggccaacgttagtgacaatgttgagtgtcactaacgttggcttctcttccccctttaacgttagaggccacgttaattaggttaacgtggctttctaacgtggccatttgTGAGCAATTGcaaacgttagtgacaatgttgagtgtcactaacgttggctcaacttctcttctccacgttagagttcacgttaacttagttaacatgaCTCTTTAACGTGGGCATTGATGGCTTTTGAGAGTATTTTTGGCAATTACTTTTCTccttaactttgcaagttacctcccattccttggttcctttggtcctgaaatcaagcaatatagtgcatcaaagttctagtccaagtcatgggtaatgcaatatacaattttgtcattaaaatcatgcaaaatcctcatgaaacaatgtaaaatgcacaatgtatgcttgaatcaaggtctGAGTGAATATCTGCCCAAAACtaacttatttcctaagaaaatgcatgaaattacctaaaaacagtaaaaaaaAGGTTAGTAAAACTGGCtaaaatgccctggcatcacaacaccaaacttaaagcttgcttgtccctaagcaagtactggaacaagagaatgatgaatggaatctccagagaaatgagtcattcttgtggaagtcatattactgattttatggtggtttcatgcatagcaacttaggttcattccactactggctttcagacctttatcatcTCCTAAAATACTCACTTTGTTATATCCCATGAGACCTTTAtttattgatccttttattgttATTTCAAGGGCTGTTTGTGTTATTTAGGCTAAGTGTTTTGTATGGGGGCAACTCTTTaggataagctttcagccaacactcccgaaccagttggttcaaggtgctaggtgttgaagcacccctaaggacttacttactcaagtctctcccccatacatacacaccacaggcatatagtttatttattttctttccttcagaccttggtgtccagcacctctttgggttactaaatgctctgtggtgagggttactcttgatagtgaattttcagctgataatcccgggttatttaacccaagttaccaggtgatgaagcaccccaaagagcttattcatccaagtagatccctcacacaggagcaccacagacacatgtcTTAGGgtaaaccattggtgcctagccttattgcttactctttttcttttgtttttcacttcccttgttctttcccttttctcttattaggatcttgttgTTATCTTAGTCTCATGGGTATATCAAAAGTAAAGCATTCAGGATAGATAGTTGTCATCCTAACCTTGtggttgaaccaacttagctaacttatgacTACCCCCAAAGATTCATGAATGCACTTCCACATTATGAACTCCTTTCTGGTCTTTCAAAACATAGACATTCTCTCTTCATTTGATTCTAAGGACAAACATACAATAAGTAAGGATCCGAATGCAGTAACATAAAGGCTAGCAAGCATTGACTTCTTAATCATAAAATTCAGAATGCATAATTGAAAGTTGTCTAGCTAATATGGAGGCATGTCCTATTTCATACAAGATCCTCCTTATTGATAATATaaactaaaagaaaagaaaggagctccaccaccttttactcATGTGGTTGCTCATGCTCCCCTCCATGCTTGTCCTCTTGGTGCTTTTCTTGAGTGCTTGTGCTCCCACTCCCTTTGCTTTTTCCAAGTAGTTTCTTCCAGAAGCCAGCatcttccatttttttcttcagagtttcCTTCTGCTGTTTCACCTTCCCTTCTTCTCGTTCAACAAACTCTTTTTGGACCTCATCATATGTGGGGATGGCATAATGTAGGTGGTGCATATTATCAGACATATAGCTCAATCTGGCTTGAGTGTTTACACTGAATTCCTCTCTATGCAACTGCCTTCCTTCATTCAGCACGCTAAACTCATTAAATGATTTCATCTGAGCTAATTGCCGCTGGTTGAGCTCTTGAAGGCGTTTGTCTTGACGCTCTTGCCTCTCTGTTACTTGGTGTAGGGCTTGAGTGAGTTGTGAATATTGCTCCTGTTGCTGCTCCATGTGTTATTTCTGCCACTCTTCTTGTTGCTTCATCCATTTGGACTGCATGGCAAGTATTTGCTCTTGTCCCTCCATATGTTTCATCTCCAAATCCTCAATGGCATGTAAGATATGACTCATATTGAGGTTGGCTGGATTGTGTTGCTCTTCTTGTTGGTAATCTTCCTGATGATACTCCTCTTGATGAACTTCTTCCTGGGCTCTGTGCCTTCCTATATGTGGCCTTCTTAGTTGTTGAGCAAGTGAGGTGTGGACCATGCGCTCACGTGTGACCGGCTTCCCTGGGTTCACCCAGTCTGGACTACTGTCCTCAAATACTACCTTAGCCTTGTTGCACAAGCGGAGAATTGTGCTGGGGTACCAAAGCCTGGCACCCGAATCAACTTTCTCAGCCGACTCTTGAATCCCTTCGGCAATAAGCTCATGCACATTGATTTCCCCACCTAGTACTAAGCATTGCAGCATAGTGGCTCGGTTGATGTTAACTTCTGAATTATTAGCAGCCGGTAGGATGGACCTTCTTACAAGCTCGAACCACCCCTTGGCCTCAGGATGAAGGTCTCCCCTTTTTATGAATTTTGGTCTCCCATCTGAGTACCTCTCCCAATCAGCTGCTATCACACAGATGTCTGACGCTATCTCTGAGAGCTCATCCTTATCAGGGCTTCTACTTATCCTTGACTGATAACTCTCCTCGTCAAAATGAGGGAATTTCAATTGAAGAGCTCTTATTATGGCACTTGGGCTGAAGTCGACCTCCCTTCCTCTCACATAGCTTTTGTAAGTTGGGGCTTTGGTCTTCTCCTCTCTAACTacatttgcataaaactctttGATGAGGTTGCCAATGATCTTACCCTTTGGACTGGTGAGCAATTGCCACCCTCTCTGTTCGATTTTCCTCAAAATCTGTGGTGATTCATTGGCATTGATTTGGAAGATTAACTCTGGCAATATCTTTCTGGCCCTTATCCGCTCGAATTCTTGTTCATGAAAGGCAGTTTTGAATCTCTTCTCGTCAAAGGGAACACTCTCCATGGGTTCCTTTCTCTTTTGCCTCTTTgagcttgatgatgccatgaatTGAGTTGTTGTTTTGAGGTGGGTTGAGGCTTCGGATAGATAAAGAGTGGGTTGGTTAAAACAATGCGTGATGAAGGGTTTAGTGTGCCAACAGAAGTGTAGAGAGTGGGGGTTTGAATGTAAGGGGTGAGCGTGCACTAAGGTTCACTTATATAGGAGAAATCATGAGTGCATGAAGGGTGTGGATCGCACGAATGTTTCCTTGATGGACGGACGGGGTTGCATACGAAGAGAGGACAAGGATCATCATTTGATGGGGAATGTTGGTTTGGTCTTcaagattcttcttctttcaatgTTGCATGGTAACATTTCCCATGCCTTCCTTTTTGGGACAAGTGTAAAGTTCTCTCCGCGAAGTGGCCGAGCCTCCCCCATTAAATTGTCTAATCAATCCTCATCAATGCTCCTGTTCCttccctataaagataaaatgaGAAAAGTAacaaaagatattaaaataacaTAAGAACCTTACGGCTAACATTAATGAAAGGGGAGGAAGATTTGATTGTTTATTTATGAATTCCAACTAACTAACTAGCTGTGTATCTTTATATGCACATTGGTGGCACCATagggtgacaccaaacttagtttggagCACTGTGATGAAAAGTTGTGTTCAAAGCTTTAAGAATaatgctttgaacaccaaacttgttcttTACTATATTCTGCATATAAAAATTTCACACGTGTTCGTCAAGTTTTGGTTGGAATTCATGAATATTGATTTATTCACTACTTCTGAAAGCATGTAAagatgggttgcctcccatgaagcgcttctttagcgtcactagcttgacgttaCCCCTTATTATGGTGGTTGGTAATGCTTGAAGTCTTCTCCTCTGGCAGTGGACTTGTATCCGTTGGTTGTATCAATGATCTCTACATGCTCCAAGGAGAGAACTCTGTTGATGGTGAAGACCTTAGGTAGCTGAGATGGTACAGTGGGGAGATTAGGGGGGATATCTGTGAAGTAGGCTGAGATTACTTTATCCCCTGGAGAGAAATCTTCCGTAGGAATCTTCTTGTTCCGCCACCCCCTTGGTACCTTCCTCTTTGATGAGCTTTTGTTAATGTCCTCACAAACTTCTGGTGGCTTAGGTTCCTCCAATTTTTCCTTGACCTGTGGCACTTGCTGCTGGCCTTGTCCATCAACCCCAGTGAATCTCAGGATGAGCTGGTTGTGCTTCAGTGCTTGCTTCTTCCTTTAGTATCTCATGATGCACTTTGCTCGGTTCTTTGTCCTCTTCATCTTTTTCCAGTGAGAGTTCGAAAACACTGAAGCTCAGTTGTTCATCATGGATCCTTAATATTAGCTCTCCTTTCTCCACATCTATGAGTACTCTAGCAGTAGCTAGAAATGGTCTCCCCAATATGATTGGGTGCAGGTGACTCTCTTCCATGTCCAGAATGACAAAGTCTGTTGGGAGAAAGTATTTTCCAACTTTGAGCAACACATTTTCCACCACTCTTACTGCTTGCTTTTGAGTCTTGTCAGCCAGCCTTATGACTACATCTGTAGGTAGTATCTCATTGATCTGCAGCCTTTTTACCAGGGATACGggtattaagttgatgcttgctcccaaatCGCAAAGTGCTCTATCAAAATTTGTTTCCCCTATAGCACAAGGGACatgaaaactccctgggtcttttCTTTTCACAGGCAATTGTGTTTGAATGAGGGTGCTGCAATCCTTGTTCATCACTATAGTCTGGCCCCCCTTGAGTGAGCTCTTCCTGGGAAGTAGTTCCTTCATATACTTGATGAATGCTGGCATTTGCTGAATGACCTTGATGAATGGTATGTTCACATTCAAAGATGCAAATGAGTCTAAGAACCTTGAGTACATTCTCTTTCCCACAGCACCCTTTAGCAGTTGAGGAAATGGTGCATATAGTCTCAGCAGCTCCTGTTGTGAGATTTCTGGTTCTTGTTGgtctttcttctccttctctacTAAGGTATTTTCAGGTTGTTCTGACAGCTTGCTTGGCTTGTCTTCAGTCTCCTTGTCATTTGTAGTGACCATATTTTAGtcttcccatcttactttcttCGCTTCACCTCTCGGATTCTTCTCCGTGTCACTTGGGAAGCTATCAGTGGGTCTGGGCATCTTCTCAGACAAATATCCCACTTGGAATTCCAGCTTCTTGATTGCTTCCCCCCGATTCTTCATACTGGCTCTCACCTCCTCTTTGAACACCTTATTGTCTTGAATGTCTTTGCATATGCTTTCAAGTAAGGTTTCAATCTTAGAGATTCTGTCATCAAATGATGGTATGTTGGGGGTAGAGGTAGAAGAGTGAGATGTATTGCTGTGGTTTTGTTGGTATGTCCTCTATGTGAATTGTTGGGGAGCTGTGTTATTGGGGTTGTGACGTCTCTgatcttggccttggtcttgttgattctcccacccaaagtttgggtgattcctccatccaGGGTTGTAGgtcttggagtatggatcatggttgTATGTAGGTGAATTCCCAatgtagttggcttgctcctGAGTGCCTTCTTCCTCTTCACTTGCTTCCTCTAGAGTTGAAGTGGTGATTGCTGCCACTTGACTTCTCTCCATCTTCTTGGTGAGGtcagctagctgcttggtgatgaGCTTGTTTTGAGCAAGCAGAGCATCTACATTGTTCAACTCCATTACCCCTCTAGTGTTCCCTCTTTtggaagcatagaagtagtcattctcagctacagtttcaatgacatctatggcttcctcgatggtcttcttcttgttcaaagaACCTCCGGATGAATGGTCTACGACCTTCTTAGATTCATATGAcagtccttcatagaagatgtgcagCTGCACCCATTCGTTGAACatatcagatggacatctccttgttaggtctttaaacctctc
This sequence is a window from Arachis stenosperma cultivar V10309 chromosome 10, arast.V10309.gnm1.PFL2, whole genome shotgun sequence. Protein-coding genes within it:
- the LOC130957200 gene encoding uncharacterized protein LOC130957200 produces the protein MVTTNDKETEDKPSKLSEQPENTLVEKEKKDQQEPEISQQELLRLYAPFPQLLKGAVGKRMYSRFLDSFASLNVNIPFIKVIQQMPAFIKYMKELLPRKSSLKGGQTIVMNKDCSTLIQTQLPVKRKDPGSFHVPCAIGETNFDRALCDLGASINLIPVSLVKRLQINEILPTDVVIRLADKTQKQAVRVVENVLLKVGKYFLPTDFVILDMEESHLHPIILGRPFLATARVLIDVEKGELILRIHDEQLSFSVFELSLEKDEEDKEPSKVHHEILKEEASTEAQPAHPEIHWG